In Actinoplanes sp. NBC_00393, a single genomic region encodes these proteins:
- a CDS encoding ABC transporter permease codes for MEPAHLVQELITVIRRRLAVAVPVLFATTIGMFLLGAASPMDPAMQYAGAAAFTATPENLAQIRANWGVDDPLPVQYFRWLSNLVQGDLGWSTSRHEPVAAVIGARAGWTLLLIGITLAVVLIGSLVLGTIAAYRRGGLFDRALRAAAYAVESMPVFWLALAAIAVFALALGWFPAGGLTDVTATSTSFTDVAHHLVLPVTVLAISQAPWFLLFVRDSVAESLRDDHVLAAWARGLRGRTVLFGHALRTALLPFLTLIGTHLPEIVGGSVLVETVFSLPGLGGVTVQAALGSDFPLLAAITLITTAVVLLANLATDLAYTAADPRVRIDG; via the coding sequence GTGGAACCTGCACACCTGGTCCAAGAATTGATCACCGTGATCCGGCGGCGGCTCGCCGTCGCCGTACCGGTGCTGTTCGCCACCACGATCGGCATGTTCCTGCTCGGTGCGGCATCCCCGATGGACCCGGCCATGCAGTACGCCGGAGCCGCCGCGTTCACCGCCACCCCGGAGAACCTGGCGCAGATCCGCGCCAACTGGGGTGTCGACGACCCGCTGCCGGTGCAGTACTTCCGTTGGCTGTCCAACCTCGTGCAGGGAGATCTGGGCTGGTCCACCTCCCGGCACGAGCCGGTCGCCGCGGTGATCGGCGCCCGGGCCGGCTGGACGCTGCTGCTGATCGGGATCACCCTCGCGGTGGTCCTGATCGGCAGCCTCGTGCTGGGCACCATCGCCGCCTACCGGCGCGGCGGCCTGTTCGACCGGGCGTTGCGGGCGGCGGCGTACGCGGTCGAGTCGATGCCGGTCTTCTGGCTGGCCCTCGCGGCGATCGCCGTGTTCGCCCTGGCGCTGGGCTGGTTCCCGGCCGGTGGGCTGACTGATGTCACCGCCACGTCCACCTCGTTCACCGACGTGGCGCACCACCTCGTGCTCCCGGTGACCGTCCTGGCGATCTCGCAGGCGCCGTGGTTCCTGCTGTTCGTGCGTGACTCGGTCGCCGAGAGCCTGCGTGACGACCACGTGCTCGCCGCCTGGGCCCGGGGCCTGCGCGGCCGTACCGTCCTGTTCGGCCACGCCCTGCGCACCGCGCTGCTGCCGTTCCTCACCCTGATCGGCACCCACCTGCCGGAGATCGTCGGCGGGTCGGTGCTGGTGGAGACCGTCTTCTCGCTGCCCGGACTGGGTGGGGTCACCGTGCAGGCCGCGCTCGGCAGCGACTTCCCGCTGCTGGCCGCGATCACGTTGATCACCACCGCGGTGGTGCTGCTGGCGAACCTGGCCACCGACCTGGCCTACACGGCCGCCGATCCCCGGGTGCGTATCGATGGCTGA
- a CDS encoding ABC transporter permease: MADLALPRPRRLPVPQLSAVVLVVALGATVLVPLLWPLDQSAVALDNIAQPPSPAHPGGTDDLGRDVLHRSIYGLRVSLLVGIVAALAASVLGGIVGGLAGLLGGWTDRVLMRVVDTLAALPHLLLGIFIVAMLRPSLGAVILSIGLTHWLSTARIVRSELLTLRTRPFIDAAISGGASRRRVLTRHLLPHVVPKIALATTLMIPHAVWHETSLSFLGLGLPPHLASLGNMINDGQRSLLTGAWWASIVPGLLIIVVTLAIAALAGRWRDRLDPRVRAELNL; encoded by the coding sequence ATGGCTGACCTCGCCCTGCCCCGCCCCCGCCGACTGCCGGTCCCGCAACTGTCGGCGGTCGTCCTCGTCGTCGCGCTGGGCGCCACCGTGCTCGTGCCCCTGCTGTGGCCTTTGGATCAGAGCGCCGTGGCGCTCGACAACATCGCGCAGCCGCCGTCGCCCGCCCATCCCGGCGGCACCGACGACCTGGGCCGCGACGTGCTGCACCGCAGCATCTACGGCCTGCGCGTCTCGCTGCTGGTCGGCATCGTCGCCGCCCTGGCCGCCTCCGTGCTCGGCGGCATCGTCGGCGGCCTCGCCGGCCTGCTCGGCGGCTGGACCGACCGGGTGCTCATGCGCGTCGTCGACACCCTCGCCGCGCTGCCGCACCTGCTGCTCGGCATTTTCATCGTGGCGATGCTGCGCCCCAGCCTCGGCGCGGTGATCCTGTCCATCGGGCTCACCCACTGGCTGTCCACCGCCCGCATCGTCCGCTCGGAACTGCTGACGCTGCGGACCCGCCCGTTCATCGACGCCGCGATCTCCGGCGGTGCAAGCCGCCGCCGCGTGCTCACCCGGCATCTGCTGCCGCACGTGGTGCCGAAGATCGCGCTGGCCACCACGTTGATGATCCCGCACGCGGTCTGGCACGAGACGTCGCTGTCGTTCCTCGGACTCGGCCTGCCGCCGCACCTCGCCTCCCTCGGCAACATGATCAACGACGGGCAGCGGTCCCTGCTGACCGGCGCCTGGTGGGCCAGCATCGTTCCCGGCCTGCTGATCATCGTGGTCACCCTGGCCATCGCGGCGCTTGCCGGCCGCTGGCGCGACCGCCTCGATCCCCGAGTCCGAGCGGAGCTCAACCTATGA
- a CDS encoding ABC transporter ATP-binding protein produces MTETLLRTEGLSVRFRLRDAVVQAVTALDLTVRRGELLAVVGESGCGKSVLAHALLGLLPANAVVTGHATFDGTDLLHCGEKQLARSIRGRRLGLIPQSPATALTAVRTGRKLLTETLRTHGRDPHLADQVAADAGLQAADLDRYPFQLSGGMSQRLVTALALAPDPALLIADEPTTGLDRPLVDHTLDLLRRRCDDGGAVLLITHDLAAAERVADTVAVMYASRVVEHRAASEVFTAPAHPYTSALLQALPQREFLPIPGHPPMLTALPQGCAFAARCPRASDACATQPVGPVACHHPLLPSEVPA; encoded by the coding sequence ATGACCGAAACCCTGCTGCGCACCGAAGGGCTCAGCGTGCGTTTCCGCTTGCGCGATGCGGTGGTTCAGGCGGTGACAGCGCTCGATCTGACCGTACGCCGGGGCGAGCTGCTCGCCGTGGTCGGCGAATCCGGCTGCGGCAAGTCGGTGCTCGCCCACGCGCTGCTCGGCCTGCTGCCCGCCAACGCCGTGGTCACGGGCCACGCCACCTTCGACGGCACCGACCTGCTGCATTGCGGCGAGAAGCAACTCGCCCGCAGCATCCGCGGCCGGCGCCTCGGCCTGATCCCGCAGAGCCCCGCCACCGCGCTCACCGCCGTGCGCACCGGCCGCAAACTGCTCACCGAGACGCTGCGCACCCACGGCCGCGACCCGCACCTCGCCGACCAGGTCGCCGCTGACGCTGGTCTGCAGGCGGCTGACCTCGACCGCTACCCGTTCCAGCTGTCCGGCGGCATGTCGCAGCGCCTGGTGACCGCCCTCGCCCTCGCCCCTGATCCGGCCCTGCTGATCGCCGACGAGCCGACGACCGGGCTGGACCGGCCGTTGGTCGACCACACCCTCGACCTGCTGCGCCGCCGCTGCGACGACGGCGGCGCGGTCCTGCTGATCACCCACGACCTGGCCGCGGCCGAACGCGTCGCCGACACCGTCGCCGTCATGTACGCCAGCCGCGTCGTCGAGCACCGGGCGGCTTCCGAGGTGTTCACGGCACCGGCTCACCCGTACACCTCCGCGCTGTTGCAAGCCCTCCCCCAGCGGGAGTTCCTGCCCATCCCCGGCCACCCACCGATGCTGACCGCGCTCCCGCAGGGATGCGCGTTCGCCGCGCGCTGCCCGCGCGCCAGCGACGCGTGCGCGACCCAACCGGTCGGACCGGTCGCCTGCCACCACCCGCTGCTGCCCTCGGAGGTGCCGGCATGA
- a CDS encoding ABC transporter ATP-binding protein, with protein MTLAACGVSAGYRGRRVLDDVSLSVAPGETVGLRGPSGCGKSTLVRVLALLHAPTGGHIDLDGQRVDGARHRVPAQTRTRIGLLFQSPRAASDPRLSLADLIAEPMRATRAPRDQVQSRVAELAERVGLTPDLLTRRPHAVSDGQLQRACLARALIHRPRYLLCDEATTMLDASTQAHVAAVIRQEQQDNDTGVLVVSHDPALLTRWADRITDMPGPAQAA; from the coding sequence ATGACCCTCGCCGCCTGCGGCGTCTCGGCCGGCTACCGCGGCCGCCGCGTGCTCGACGACGTCTCCCTGTCCGTCGCGCCCGGCGAGACCGTCGGTCTTCGCGGCCCCTCCGGCTGCGGAAAATCCACACTGGTACGGGTCCTCGCGCTGCTGCACGCCCCCACCGGCGGACACATCGACCTCGACGGGCAACGCGTCGACGGCGCCCGGCATCGGGTTCCCGCGCAGACCCGTACCCGCATCGGGCTGCTGTTCCAAAGCCCCCGCGCGGCCAGCGACCCCCGGCTGAGCCTGGCCGACCTGATCGCCGAACCGATGCGCGCCACCCGGGCACCCCGCGACCAGGTCCAGTCGCGGGTCGCCGAACTCGCCGAACGCGTCGGGCTCACCCCCGACCTGCTCACCCGGCGCCCCCACGCGGTCAGCGACGGCCAGCTGCAACGCGCCTGCCTGGCCAGGGCGCTGATACACCGGCCCCGGTACCTGCTGTGCGACGAGGCGACCACCATGCTGGACGCCTCCACCCAGGCACACGTGGCCGCCGTCATCAGACAGGAGCAGCAGGACAACGACACGGGAGTGCTGGTGGTCAGCCACGACCCGGCACTGCTGACCCGCTGGGCCGACCGGATCACCGACATGCCGGGCCCGGCGCAAGCAGCCTGA
- a CDS encoding CbtB domain-containing protein, translating to MSDVQPVHPTGAPAISGRLLGTAVAVVVVMLLLAYLVAFDQGAISQSGEYLHELMHDGRHLLGVPCH from the coding sequence ATGTCCGACGTTCAGCCGGTTCACCCCACCGGCGCCCCCGCGATCTCCGGCCGGTTGCTCGGCACGGCGGTCGCGGTCGTCGTGGTGATGTTGCTGCTGGCCTATCTGGTCGCCTTCGACCAGGGCGCCATCTCGCAGAGCGGCGAGTACCTGCACGAGCTCATGCACGACGGCCGTCACCTGCTGGGTGTGCCGTGCCACTGA
- a CDS encoding CbtA family protein, with translation MPLTDSPSRGFGALLIRGLLAGLIAGLLAGGFAFVFGEPHIDAAIAIEEAAADASGDAGHHEEPVVSRDGQKAGLVLATTLFGLAMGGIFATGYALLRRRLHTGSDSRAALQLAGAALLGAVVVPFLKYPPNPPAVGDPATINQRTWSYLAALVLGLIAVWAAVLAARTQRVEWRRAVGAVVGFLVVVAVAYLLLPTIEEVPETFPATLLWDFRVTSLGVQTVLWTVLGIAFAALVAPRATPAQPAAQVEETAAA, from the coding sequence GTGCCACTGACCGACTCCCCCAGCCGCGGTTTCGGTGCCCTGCTGATCCGTGGCCTGCTCGCCGGGCTGATCGCCGGCCTGCTGGCCGGCGGCTTCGCCTTCGTCTTCGGTGAGCCGCACATCGACGCCGCCATCGCCATCGAGGAGGCCGCCGCCGACGCCTCCGGCGACGCCGGTCATCACGAGGAGCCGGTCGTCAGCCGGGACGGGCAGAAAGCCGGTCTGGTGCTGGCCACCACGCTGTTCGGTCTGGCCATGGGCGGGATCTTCGCCACCGGGTACGCGTTGCTGCGCCGCCGGTTGCACACCGGCAGCGACAGCCGGGCCGCGCTGCAGCTGGCCGGCGCGGCGCTGCTCGGTGCCGTGGTGGTGCCGTTCCTGAAGTATCCGCCGAATCCGCCGGCGGTCGGTGATCCGGCCACCATCAACCAGCGCACCTGGAGTTATCTGGCGGCGCTGGTGCTCGGCCTGATCGCGGTCTGGGCCGCGGTGCTGGCCGCCCGCACCCAGCGCGTGGAATGGCGGCGAGCGGTCGGCGCCGTGGTCGGCTTCCTGGTGGTGGTCGCGGTGGCGTACCTGCTGCTGCCGACCATCGAGGAGGTTCCGGAGACGTTCCCGGCGACGTTGCTGTGGGACTTCCGGGTGACTTCGCTGGGCGTGCAGACGGTGCTGTGGACGGTGCTGGGCATCGCGTTCGCCGCGCTGGTCGCACCGCGCGCCACCCCGGCCCAGCCGGCGGCCCAGGTCGAGGAGACCGCCGCAGCGTAA
- a CDS encoding ribonucleotide-diphosphate reductase subunit beta: MLLDPGMDLTLRPMKYPHFFDRFKDAIKNTWTVEEVDLHGDLADLARLSDAEKHLVSRLVAFFATGDTIVANNLVLNLYQHVNSPEGRLYLSRQLFEEAVHVQFYLNLLDTYVPDEQERFEAFAAVENIPSIARKAEFCFKWIDSVFELRELKTKEDRRAFLLNVICFAACIEGLFFYGAFAYVYFLRSRGVLQGLASGTNWVFRDESMHMAFAFDVVDQVRAEEPDLFDADMEQQVRDMLAEAVECEVQFAADLLEQGVSGMSLGDMREYLQHVADRRLAALGIEPVYGSKNPFAFMELQDVQELSNFFERRVSAYQVGVSGTVSFDDDF, translated from the coding sequence ATGCTGTTGGACCCCGGAATGGACCTGACCCTGCGGCCGATGAAGTACCCGCACTTCTTCGACCGGTTCAAGGACGCCATCAAGAACACCTGGACCGTCGAGGAGGTCGACCTGCACGGCGACCTCGCCGACCTGGCCCGCCTCTCGGACGCCGAGAAACACCTGGTGTCGCGGTTGGTCGCGTTCTTCGCCACCGGTGACACCATCGTGGCGAACAACCTGGTCCTCAACCTGTACCAGCACGTCAACTCCCCGGAGGGCCGGCTCTACCTGTCGCGGCAGCTGTTCGAGGAGGCCGTGCACGTCCAGTTCTATCTGAACCTGCTCGACACCTACGTGCCGGACGAGCAGGAGCGGTTCGAGGCGTTCGCGGCGGTGGAGAACATCCCGTCGATCGCCCGCAAGGCCGAGTTCTGCTTCAAGTGGATCGACTCGGTCTTCGAGCTGCGCGAGTTGAAGACGAAGGAGGACCGGCGGGCATTCCTGCTCAACGTGATCTGCTTCGCCGCCTGCATCGAGGGCCTGTTCTTCTACGGCGCTTTCGCCTACGTCTACTTCCTGCGCTCCCGCGGCGTGCTGCAAGGCCTGGCGTCCGGCACCAACTGGGTGTTCCGCGACGAGAGCATGCACATGGCCTTCGCTTTCGACGTGGTCGACCAGGTCCGCGCCGAAGAGCCGGACCTGTTCGACGCCGACATGGAGCAGCAGGTCCGCGACATGCTCGCCGAGGCCGTCGAGTGCGAGGTGCAGTTCGCCGCCGATCTGCTCGAACAGGGCGTCTCCGGGATGTCGCTCGGTGACATGCGGGAATACCTGCAGCACGTCGCCGACCGGCGGCTCGCCGCGCTCGGCATCGAGCCGGTCTACGGCAGCAAGAACCCGTTCGCGTTCATGGAGCTGCAGGACGTCCAGGAGCTGTCCAACTTCTTCGAGCGGCGCGTCTCGGCGTACCAGGTCGGGGTCTCCGGAACCGTGAGCTTCGACGACGACTTCTAG
- a CDS encoding ribonucleoside-diphosphate reductase subunit alpha, which yields MTTTAETSAVVPEQRRHVMQVRKRNGDLEPVDVNKIVKAVELWVADLDEVDPLRVATKTISGLYDGATTAELDKLSIQTAAELIGEEPQYSKLAARLLAAYVDKEVRGQQVASFSQSIRYAHGLGLIGDETAAFVARNARKLDDAIDAAGDLRFEYFGLRTVADRYLLRHPQERVVVETPQYWLLRVACGLSKDAREAIGFYRLMSSLAYLPSSPTLFNSGTRHTQMSSCFLVDSPRDELDSIYERYHQVAKLSKFSGGIGISWTRVRGRGALIRGTNGKSNGIVPFLKTLDAGVAAVNQGGRRKGAACVYLEPWHPDVEEFLELRDNTGEESRRTHNLNLANWIPDEFMRRVEADADWSLIDPSDAPELPDLFGEEFTEAYRAAEKKAVKTVKARDLYGRMMRTLAQTGNGWMTFKDRSNALSNQTGSPGNTIHLSNLCTEILEVNSDAETAVCNLGSINLGAHTTAEGVNWEKLRETVRTAVVYLDRVIDINYYPSQQAAASNPRWRPVGLGLMGLQDAFFTLGLPFDSDAARELSTRVQEEIFLTALESSVALAQQFGPHPAYPETRAARGDLHPDLWGATVSQTERWATVKEKIAAHGLRNSLLIAIAPTATIASIAGCYECIEPQVSNLFKRETMSGEFLQINTYLVRELKARGLWTAPIREAIKRAEGSVQGITEIPADVRELFRTAWELPQKALIELAAARAPYIDQSQSLNLFLAAPTINKLSSMYLYAWKAGLKTSYYLRSRPATRIQQATVAVTAPVAAPVQVAPVSLIPALTEAELCSLENPESCEACQ from the coding sequence ATGACGACCACGGCGGAAACCAGTGCAGTGGTGCCGGAGCAGCGCCGGCACGTGATGCAGGTCCGCAAACGCAACGGTGACCTGGAACCGGTCGACGTCAACAAGATCGTCAAGGCGGTCGAGTTGTGGGTCGCGGACCTCGACGAGGTGGATCCGCTGCGGGTCGCGACCAAGACGATCAGTGGGCTCTACGACGGAGCGACCACCGCTGAGCTGGACAAATTGTCGATCCAGACGGCCGCCGAGCTGATCGGTGAGGAGCCGCAGTACTCCAAGCTCGCCGCCCGGCTGCTGGCCGCGTACGTCGACAAGGAGGTTCGCGGCCAGCAGGTGGCGAGCTTCAGCCAGTCGATCCGCTACGCCCATGGTCTCGGTCTGATCGGCGACGAGACCGCGGCGTTCGTGGCCCGCAACGCCCGCAAGCTCGACGACGCCATCGACGCGGCCGGTGACCTGCGGTTCGAGTACTTCGGCCTGCGGACCGTCGCCGACCGCTACCTGCTGCGCCACCCGCAGGAGCGCGTCGTCGTGGAGACCCCGCAGTACTGGCTGCTGCGGGTGGCCTGCGGCCTGTCGAAGGACGCCCGCGAAGCGATCGGCTTCTACCGGCTGATGTCCTCGCTGGCGTACCTGCCCAGCTCGCCGACGCTGTTCAACTCCGGGACCCGGCACACCCAGATGTCGTCGTGTTTCCTGGTCGACTCGCCGCGCGACGAACTGGACTCGATCTACGAGCGGTACCACCAGGTTGCGAAACTGTCGAAGTTCTCCGGCGGTATCGGCATCTCCTGGACCCGGGTCCGGGGCCGGGGCGCGCTCATCCGCGGCACGAACGGCAAGTCCAACGGCATCGTCCCGTTCCTCAAGACCCTCGACGCCGGTGTCGCCGCGGTCAACCAGGGTGGCCGGCGCAAGGGCGCGGCCTGCGTCTACCTGGAGCCGTGGCACCCGGACGTCGAGGAGTTCCTGGAGCTGCGCGACAACACCGGCGAGGAGTCGCGGCGCACCCACAACCTGAACCTGGCGAACTGGATCCCGGACGAGTTCATGCGCCGCGTCGAGGCGGACGCCGACTGGTCGCTGATCGACCCGTCCGACGCCCCGGAGCTTCCCGACCTGTTCGGTGAGGAATTCACCGAGGCATACCGGGCGGCCGAGAAGAAGGCCGTCAAGACCGTCAAAGCCCGGGATCTGTACGGGCGGATGATGCGCACGCTGGCGCAGACCGGCAACGGCTGGATGACCTTCAAGGACCGCTCCAACGCCCTGTCGAACCAGACCGGTTCTCCCGGTAACACGATCCACCTGTCGAACCTGTGCACCGAGATCCTCGAGGTCAACTCGGACGCCGAGACCGCGGTCTGCAACCTCGGCTCGATCAACCTGGGCGCGCACACCACCGCCGAAGGCGTGAACTGGGAGAAGCTGCGCGAGACCGTCCGGACCGCGGTGGTCTACCTGGACCGGGTCATCGACATCAACTACTACCCGTCACAGCAGGCTGCCGCGTCGAACCCGCGGTGGCGGCCGGTCGGGCTGGGCCTGATGGGTCTGCAGGACGCGTTCTTCACGCTGGGCCTGCCGTTCGACTCGGACGCCGCCCGCGAACTGTCGACCCGGGTGCAGGAGGAGATCTTCCTGACCGCCCTGGAGTCGTCGGTCGCTCTCGCCCAGCAGTTCGGGCCGCACCCGGCCTACCCGGAGACCCGGGCCGCCCGGGGTGACCTGCACCCGGACCTGTGGGGCGCCACGGTCTCGCAGACCGAGCGCTGGGCCACAGTGAAGGAGAAGATCGCCGCGCACGGGCTGCGGAACTCGCTGCTGATCGCGATCGCGCCCACGGCGACGATCGCGTCGATCGCCGGCTGCTACGAATGCATCGAGCCGCAGGTCAGCAACCTGTTCAAGCGCGAGACCATGTCGGGTGAGTTCCTTCAGATCAACACCTATCTGGTACGCGAGCTGAAGGCTCGCGGCCTGTGGACCGCCCCGATCCGTGAGGCGATCAAGCGGGCCGAGGGCTCGGTGCAGGGCATCACCGAAATCCCCGCCGACGTGCGCGAGCTGTTCCGGACCGCGTGGGAACTGCCGCAGAAGGCGCTCATCGAACTCGCGGCGGCGCGTGCCCCGTACATCGATCAGTCGCAGTCGCTGAACCTGTTCCTGGCCGCGCCGACGATCAACAAGCTGTCCTCGATGTACCTCTACGCGTGGAAGGCCGGTCTCAAGACCAGCTATTACCTGCGGTCGCGCCCCGCGACGCGCATTCAGCAGGCCACCGTCGCGGTCACCGCCCCGGTGGCAGCTCCGGTGCAGGTCGCACCGGTGTCGCTGATCCCGGCGCTGACCGAGGCCGAACTCTGCTCCCTGGAAAACCCCGAATCGTGTGAGGCGTGCCAGTAA
- a CDS encoding acyl-CoA thioesterase, with translation MPPPGPASPKTCLRRARDGRARLPSASRVSRTRAAPGRSPWCRSPRHSDGPAVTAAMDETALLQAVRVGDVVHVTARVTWAGRSSMEVAVKVTADRWDRAVPATNVVTSHLVMVAVDDDGKPRPVPPLQTESAADRHAFRQAEIHRRHRLALRQALADSAGEEVLA, from the coding sequence ATGCCCCCACCGGGGCCCGCAAGTCCGAAGACCTGCCTGCGCCGCGCACGCGATGGGCGTGCGCGCTTGCCGTCGGCCTCGCGGGTGAGCCGTACGCGTGCCGCACCCGGCCGATCGCCGTGGTGCCGTTCGCCCCGGCACTCCGACGGCCCGGCCGTGACCGCTGCCATGGACGAGACCGCGTTGCTGCAGGCAGTGCGGGTAGGGGACGTGGTGCACGTCACCGCACGCGTCACCTGGGCCGGGCGCAGCTCGATGGAGGTCGCCGTCAAGGTCACCGCCGACCGGTGGGACCGGGCCGTTCCGGCCACCAATGTGGTCACCTCGCACCTGGTCATGGTGGCCGTCGACGACGACGGCAAGCCACGGCCGGTCCCGCCGCTGCAAACGGAGAGCGCCGCCGACCGGCACGCGTTCCGGCAGGCGGAGATCCACCGCCGCCACCGCCTCGCCCTGCGCCAGGCGCTCGCTGACAGCGCCGGCGAAGAGGTCCTGGCCTGA
- the metE gene encoding 5-methyltetrahydropteroyltriglutamate--homocysteine S-methyltransferase, with the protein MSTSFGQSTVLGYPRIGANRELKKAVEAYWAGRIDAGELETTAAGLRAEVWQQLRNARLDSIPSNTFSYYDHVLDTAVAVGAIPARFARLGLSDLDTYFAMARGADTEPALELTKWFGTNYHYLVPEITPDTDFTPNPTKPLAEYGEAKALGITTRPVLVGPATFLLLAKGDDPFARLDDLLDTYARILTALAEAGVAWVQLDEPAYVMDRTPAEIDALRAAYTRLGELEHRPRIFVATYFGELGNALPALLETPVEALGIDLVAGPGNLQRLAAAGPLGGRTIVAGLVDGHNVWRTDLRAAITTGATVTALADHVAISSSCSLLHVPVDLSVETRLAPELFERLAFARQKVDEVVLLGTALRDGTAHVPVPLPSAPAGWHNSDVRARLAALSPADRQRGAYAERAAAQQARLNLPDLPTTTIGSFPQTAELRTARARLRAGTLDADGYQQRMRAEVEHVIRLQEQLGLDVLVHGEPERNDMVQYFGEQLDGFAATDHGWVQSYGSRCVRPPLLYGDVARKQPMTVEWSTYAQSLTSRPVKGMLTGPVTILAWSFVRTDQPLADTADQVALALRDECADLQAAGIKVIQVDEPALRETLPLRSQDQKAYLEWAVGSFRLATSGVADDTQVHTHLCYSEFGEVITAIDALDADVTSIEASRSKMEVLGDLAAIGYGRGVGPGVWDIHSPRVPSQDEVTEALRRAIAAVPVSRLWVNPDCGLKTRGYPEVEASLRHLVAAATSLRAN; encoded by the coding sequence GTGAGCACCTCATTCGGTCAGAGCACCGTGCTCGGCTACCCGCGCATCGGCGCCAACCGTGAACTGAAGAAGGCCGTCGAGGCCTACTGGGCCGGCCGGATCGACGCCGGCGAACTGGAGACGACTGCCGCCGGGCTGCGGGCCGAGGTGTGGCAGCAGCTGCGCAACGCCCGCCTCGACAGCATCCCGTCGAACACGTTCTCCTACTACGACCACGTCCTGGACACGGCCGTCGCCGTCGGCGCGATCCCGGCCCGGTTCGCCCGGCTCGGCCTGTCCGACCTGGACACCTACTTCGCGATGGCGCGGGGTGCCGACACCGAGCCGGCCCTGGAACTGACCAAGTGGTTCGGCACGAACTACCACTACCTGGTCCCGGAGATCACCCCGGACACCGATTTCACCCCCAACCCCACAAAACCCCTCGCCGAGTACGGGGAAGCGAAGGCTCTCGGTATCACCACGCGGCCGGTGCTGGTCGGCCCGGCCACGTTCCTGCTCCTCGCCAAGGGCGACGACCCGTTCGCCCGCCTCGACGACCTGCTCGACACCTACGCCCGGATTCTCACCGCCCTCGCCGAGGCCGGCGTCGCCTGGGTTCAGCTCGACGAGCCGGCCTACGTGATGGACCGCACGCCGGCCGAGATCGACGCCCTCAGAGCCGCCTACACGCGCCTCGGGGAACTGGAGCACCGGCCGCGGATCTTCGTCGCCACCTACTTCGGTGAGCTCGGCAACGCGCTGCCGGCCCTGCTCGAAACCCCGGTCGAAGCCCTCGGCATCGACCTGGTCGCCGGGCCCGGCAACCTGCAGCGGCTCGCCGCGGCCGGCCCGCTGGGCGGCCGGACGATCGTGGCCGGGCTGGTGGACGGCCACAACGTCTGGCGTACCGACCTGCGAGCCGCGATCACCACGGGTGCCACGGTCACGGCCCTGGCCGACCACGTCGCGATCTCCAGTTCCTGTTCGCTGCTGCACGTGCCGGTGGACCTGTCGGTGGAGACCCGGCTGGCGCCGGAGCTGTTCGAGCGGCTGGCGTTCGCCCGGCAGAAGGTCGACGAGGTGGTGCTGCTCGGCACAGCGCTGCGCGACGGCACGGCGCACGTACCCGTACCCCTGCCCTCTGCCCCGGCCGGATGGCACAACAGTGACGTGCGTGCCCGCCTGGCCGCGCTCTCGCCCGCCGACCGGCAACGAGGCGCCTACGCCGAGCGGGCCGCCGCCCAGCAGGCGCGGCTGAACCTGCCGGACCTGCCGACCACCACGATCGGCTCCTTCCCGCAGACCGCTGAGCTGCGCACGGCACGCGCACGGCTGCGCGCCGGCACCCTCGATGCCGACGGCTACCAGCAGCGGATGCGTGCCGAGGTGGAGCACGTGATCCGGCTGCAGGAGCAACTCGGCCTGGACGTGCTCGTGCACGGCGAGCCCGAGCGCAACGACATGGTGCAGTACTTCGGCGAGCAGCTCGACGGGTTCGCCGCCACCGACCACGGGTGGGTGCAGTCCTACGGCTCGCGCTGCGTACGCCCGCCGCTGCTGTACGGCGATGTCGCCCGTAAACAGCCGATGACCGTCGAGTGGTCGACGTACGCGCAGTCGCTGACCAGCAGGCCGGTCAAGGGCATGCTCACCGGACCGGTCACCATCCTGGCCTGGTCGTTCGTGCGCACCGACCAGCCCCTGGCCGATACCGCCGACCAGGTGGCCCTGGCGCTGCGCGACGAGTGCGCCGACCTGCAGGCCGCCGGCATCAAGGTGATCCAGGTGGACGAGCCCGCGCTGCGCGAGACACTCCCGCTGCGCAGCCAGGACCAGAAGGCGTACCTGGAGTGGGCGGTCGGGTCGTTCCGGCTGGCCACTAGCGGGGTCGCCGACGACACGCAGGTGCACACCCACCTGTGCTACTCCGAGTTCGGTGAGGTGATCACCGCGATCGACGCGCTCGACGCGGACGTCACCAGCATCGAGGCGTCGCGTTCCAAGATGGAGGTCCTCGGAGATCTGGCCGCCATCGGCTACGGCCGGGGCGTCGGACCGGGCGTGTGGGACATCCACTCTCCGCGGGTGCCGTCGCAGGACGAGGTCACCGAGGCGCTGCGCCGGGCTATCGCCGCGGTGCCCGTGTCGCGGCTGTGGGTCAACCCGGACTGTGGCCTGAAGACCCGCGGCTACCCGGAGGTGGAAGCCTCGCTGCGCCACCTGGTCGCCGCGGCGACCTCGCTGCGCGCCAACTGA